In one window of Sandaracinaceae bacterium DNA:
- a CDS encoding sigma 54-interacting transcriptional regulator — protein MADRPKLLVIDDGERYVELAHALLRDYDYATRCDLPGPCWECPARPGCTLTHAHDAGEADEALAQNPDVDVVLLDVAFDVPEARLLAAKRVPEKARKRLQGIEILAHLRRARGELPVILMTSREELAYEEAAEALAVDEFATLAGADAFDARALGLLVERVLARRREMPEAGGYAWGSSPEMARVRRDVSVLARTSLPMLLLGETGTGKSALAERVIHPATRREGPFIAVDLSALPETLMASELFGTAKGAFSGALDRRGRFEEAHGGTLFLDEIGNLPPEAQRMLLLALQDARITRLGESTPRPVDVKVIAATNADLEAKVREGAFRADLYARLNPAARVRLPPLRERISDLPVLAEAFVRKKLATGADRALLADYMEAVEIEGAPRAQLAIGKAPQGSGVSFVLSRQSAGELRAHDWPGNVRELELLLANALVFALADALEAAQSGRRTGAPETIPIPAKLVRELLGAGWRPPQEEGERRAGGLSFRPRAQLRDVARDLERQLFVRLFKETGGDFEAMAERLLEGDDPGAGRKVRLRFNQLGLRVKELER, from the coding sequence ATGGCGGACCGCCCCAAGCTCCTCGTGATCGACGACGGCGAGCGCTACGTGGAGCTCGCCCACGCCCTGCTCCGCGACTACGACTACGCGACGCGCTGTGATCTCCCGGGCCCCTGCTGGGAGTGCCCCGCGCGGCCTGGCTGCACGCTCACCCACGCCCACGACGCGGGTGAGGCGGACGAGGCGCTCGCGCAGAACCCGGACGTCGACGTGGTCCTGCTCGATGTCGCCTTCGACGTGCCCGAGGCGCGCCTGCTCGCCGCGAAGCGCGTCCCGGAGAAGGCGCGCAAGCGTCTGCAGGGGATCGAGATCCTCGCGCACCTGCGCCGCGCGCGCGGGGAGCTGCCGGTGATCCTGATGACGAGCCGCGAGGAGCTCGCCTACGAGGAGGCGGCGGAGGCGCTTGCGGTCGACGAATTCGCCACGCTCGCGGGCGCCGACGCCTTCGACGCGCGCGCCCTCGGGCTGCTGGTGGAGCGGGTGCTCGCGCGGCGCCGTGAGATGCCCGAGGCGGGCGGCTACGCGTGGGGGTCGTCGCCGGAGATGGCGCGCGTCCGGCGGGACGTCTCGGTGCTCGCGCGCACCTCGCTCCCGATGTTGCTGCTCGGCGAGACCGGCACGGGCAAGAGCGCGCTCGCGGAGCGCGTGATCCACCCCGCGACGCGACGTGAGGGCCCCTTCATCGCGGTCGATCTCTCGGCGCTCCCCGAGACGCTGATGGCCTCGGAGCTGTTCGGGACGGCGAAGGGCGCGTTCAGCGGGGCGCTCGATCGGCGCGGGCGCTTCGAGGAGGCGCATGGCGGCACCCTCTTCCTCGACGAGATCGGGAACCTCCCCCCGGAGGCGCAGCGCATGCTGCTGCTCGCGCTCCAGGACGCGCGCATCACGCGCCTCGGTGAGAGCACCCCGCGGCCCGTCGACGTGAAGGTGATCGCGGCGACGAACGCGGATCTCGAGGCGAAGGTCCGGGAGGGCGCGTTCCGGGCGGACCTCTACGCCAGGCTCAACCCCGCGGCGCGCGTGCGCCTGCCTCCGCTGCGCGAGCGCATCTCGGACCTGCCCGTGCTCGCCGAGGCCTTCGTCCGGAAGAAGCTCGCCACGGGGGCGGACCGGGCGCTGCTCGCAGACTACATGGAGGCGGTGGAGATCGAGGGGGCGCCGCGCGCGCAGCTCGCGATCGGCAAGGCGCCGCAGGGGTCCGGGGTGAGCTTCGTCCTGTCGCGGCAGAGCGCGGGCGAGCTGCGGGCCCACGACTGGCCGGGGAACGTGCGGGAGCTCGAGCTGTTGCTCGCGAACGCGCTCGTCTTCGCGCTCGCCGACGCGCTCGAGGCCGCGCAGAGCGGCCGTCGGACCGGGGCGCCCGAGACCATCCCCATCCCCGCCAAGCTCGTGCGCGAGCTGCTCGGCGCGGGCTGGCGGCCTCCGCAGGAGGAGGGCGAGCGCCGCGCGGGGGGCCTCTCGTTCCGCCCGCGCGCGCAGCTCCGCGACGTGGCGCGCGATCTCGAGCGGCAGCTCTTCGTGCGACTGTTCAAGGAGACCGGCGGGGACTTCGAGGCCATGGCCGAGCGCCTGCTCGAGGGCGACGACCCGGGCGCGGGCCGCAAGGTGCGGCTGCGCTTCAACCAGCTCGGGCTGCGGGTCAAGGAGCTCGAGCGGTAG
- a CDS encoding FAD-binding oxidoreductase, producing MNPKALNELRSAVRGEIIEPGDETYEDARHVYNAMIDRRPRVIVRCVDDADVIACVRLAGEHGLLLSVRGGSHSVPGFGTNDGGMVIDLSRMKGVRVDPAARTALVQGGATWGDFDHASHPFGLHTTGGILSTTGVSGLTLGGGIGYLARAHGLSLDNLRGADVVLASGERVHASATEHPELFWAIRGGGGNFGVVTCFEMALHPVDVIYGGPMFFEVEHARRVLSTYRDYIEDAPRELGAFFGWQIAPPLPFIPKERHGDTFCIIVSCWNGPLDEGEAALAPFRAAAPVVAEHVGPMPYPALNAAFDALLPPGLQHYWKANFVRKLTDDAIAMHLEHGPQVPSMQSTVHIYPINGACHQVPADATAFGHRDASFATVIAGMWEDPADNKANIGWVRRYAKATAPHSEPGGYINFSSADDQARVAENYGASFARLRQAKRRYDPDNLFRMNQNIAP from the coding sequence ATGAACCCGAAAGCGCTGAACGAGCTCCGGAGCGCGGTGCGCGGCGAGATCATCGAGCCCGGTGACGAGACCTACGAGGACGCGCGCCACGTCTACAACGCCATGATCGACCGGCGACCGCGCGTGATCGTGCGGTGCGTCGACGACGCCGACGTGATCGCGTGCGTCCGACTCGCCGGCGAGCACGGCTTGCTGCTGTCCGTGCGAGGGGGCTCCCACAGCGTCCCCGGCTTCGGCACCAACGATGGCGGCATGGTCATCGATCTCTCCCGGATGAAGGGCGTTCGGGTCGATCCCGCGGCGCGCACCGCGCTCGTCCAGGGCGGCGCGACCTGGGGCGACTTCGACCACGCCTCGCACCCCTTCGGGCTCCACACCACGGGCGGCATCCTCTCGACGACGGGGGTGTCGGGCCTCACGCTCGGGGGCGGCATCGGCTACCTCGCGCGCGCGCACGGGCTCTCGCTCGACAACCTGCGTGGCGCGGACGTGGTGCTCGCGAGCGGCGAGCGCGTCCACGCGAGCGCGACCGAGCACCCGGAGCTCTTCTGGGCCATCCGGGGCGGCGGCGGCAACTTCGGCGTCGTGACGTGCTTCGAGATGGCGCTCCACCCCGTCGACGTCATCTACGGCGGCCCGATGTTCTTCGAGGTCGAGCACGCGCGGCGCGTCCTCTCGACCTACCGCGACTACATCGAGGACGCTCCGCGCGAGCTGGGCGCGTTCTTCGGCTGGCAGATCGCCCCGCCCCTGCCCTTCATCCCGAAGGAGCGGCACGGGGACACCTTCTGCATCATCGTGTCGTGCTGGAACGGCCCGCTCGACGAGGGGGAGGCGGCGCTGGCCCCGTTCCGCGCCGCCGCGCCCGTGGTGGCCGAGCACGTCGGCCCGATGCCCTACCCGGCGCTCAACGCGGCGTTCGACGCGCTCCTTCCGCCGGGCCTTCAGCACTACTGGAAGGCGAACTTCGTCCGGAAGCTCACCGACGACGCCATCGCCATGCACCTCGAGCACGGCCCGCAGGTTCCGTCGATGCAGTCGACGGTGCACATCTATCCCATCAACGGTGCCTGCCATCAGGTGCCGGCGGACGCGACCGCGTTCGGGCATCGGGACGCGAGCTTCGCCACCGTCATCGCCGGCATGTGGGAGGACCCCGCCGACAACAAGGCCAACATCGGGTGGGTGCGCCGCTACGCCAAGGCGACCGCGCCTCACTCCGAGCCGGGCGGCTACATCAACTTCTCGTCCGCCGACGACCAGGCGCGCGTGGCCGAGAACTACGGCGCGAGCTTCGCGCGGCTGCGGCAGGCCAAGCGCCGCTACGACCCGGACAATCTCTTCCGGATGAACCAGAACATCGCCCCCTGA
- a CDS encoding response regulator, giving the protein MLEVNGSGMPVDGASNDAPTTQSDALRVLVVDDEPLIGTTLRILLDDHDVEVVTSGRAAQEVLAEGAFDVVLCDLMLDDLSGMELSAWLDEARPDLKEHVIFMTGGAFTEEARTFLRSVPKGRQLEKPFSAAEIQDLLAQFA; this is encoded by the coding sequence ATGCTCGAAGTGAATGGATCGGGGATGCCGGTAGACGGAGCTTCGAACGATGCGCCGACGACGCAGTCGGACGCGCTGCGGGTCCTCGTCGTCGACGACGAGCCGCTCATCGGGACCACGCTGCGCATCCTCCTCGACGATCACGACGTCGAGGTGGTGACGTCCGGGCGCGCCGCCCAGGAGGTGCTCGCGGAGGGCGCCTTCGACGTCGTGCTCTGCGACCTGATGCTCGACGATCTCTCGGGCATGGAGCTGTCCGCCTGGCTCGACGAAGCGCGACCGGACCTGAAGGAGCACGTGATCTTCATGACCGGCGGCGCCTTCACCGAGGAGGCGCGCACGTTCCTCCGTAGTGTGCCGAAGGGACGTCAGCTCGAGAAGCCGTTCA